The following coding sequences lie in one Metopolophium dirhodum isolate CAU chromosome 5, ASM1992520v1, whole genome shotgun sequence genomic window:
- the LOC132945714 gene encoding uncharacterized protein LOC132945714 → MEIVTPPKRNRSGKVVHTKQKQIIINVYKDILITEPDITYENLVKRVSIACDIGVLTVKNTISEYKCTGKVSSPMNKKKRPTVIDKIYDFDKDAIRQKIHAFWFRREIPTLTKIIQVVNDDPDLPNLTRTSFQRLLKSMQFEYTKKDRSSALTEREDLVTWRRSCISDIRRYREEGRTIYFLDETWVNAGDCSSRVWVDQTIQSHRDAFLRGLTTGSRNPTGKGKRLIVVHIGSAEGFVAGGLLCFESKKNTSDYHDEMNGDTFFEWFCGVLPLLKENSVIVMDNAPYHSVKREQSPTSAWKKAAIVEWLESKGVETNPSMIKFDLLKIAKKQKKIVLRLPPYHCELNPIELAWSVVKGHVKANNTTFKINDVRQLLNDGIQKVTPEMWSNFVSHTIKEEDKLWQIDYISDEMLDEEPTSHVLTITGLTTSDSSD, encoded by the exons atggAAATTGTTACACCCCCAAAACGAAATCGAAGTGGAAAG gTTGTGCATACCAAAcagaaacaaattattataaatgtatacaaggATATCCTCATCACAGAACCCGATATTACTTATGAAAATTTAGTGAAAAGGGTGTCTATAGCATGTGACATTGGAGTACTAACAGTCAAAAACACAATCAGCGAATACAAGTGTACGGGCAAAGTATCCTCACCAATGAATAAAAAGAAAAGACCTACTGTAATAGATAAAATTTACGATTTTGACAAAGATGCAATTCGTCAAAAAATCCATGCATTTTGGTTCAGACGAGAAATTCCgacattaacaaaaataatacaagtagTAAACGATGATCCTGATCTTCCGAATCTAACACGTACGTCATTCCAAAGATTGTTAAAGAGCATGCAATTTGAGTACACAAAAAAGGACAGAAGCAGTGCTCTTACCGAAAGAGAGGATCTTGTTACTTGGCGGCGCAGTTGTATTTCTGACATTCGACGTTATCGAGAGGAAGGccgaacaatttattttttggatgaGACGTGGGTCAATGCTGGAGATTGTTCGTCAAGAGTATGGGTCGACCAAACAATACAATCACACCGAGATGCTTTCCTCAGAGGCTTAACTACAGGGTCACGTAATCCAACAGGAAAAGGCAAACGGCTCATTGTGGTTCACATCGGGTCAGCTGAGGGTTTCGTCGCAGGTGGTCTTTTGTgttttgaatcaaaaaaaaacacatctgaCTACCACGACGAAATGAACggagatacatttttcgaaTGGTTCTGTGGCGTTTTACCTTTATTAAAAGAGAATTCGGTAATAGTTATGGATAATGCACCGTACCATTCGGTGAAAAGAGAACAATCACCTACCTCTGCTTGGAAAAAGGCTGCCATAGTTGAATGGCTTGAATCCAAAGGCGTAGAGACCAACCCATCCATGATCAAAtttgatttgttaaaaatt gccaaaaaacaaaaaaaaattgttctacgTTTACCTCCATACCACTGTGAACTCAATCCCATTGAGTTGGCATGGTCGGTAGTAAAAGGACATGTGAAGGCAAATAACACAACATTTAAGATAAATGACGTTCGGCAATTATTAAACGATGGTATACAAAAAGTGACACCTGAAATGTGGTCCAATTTTGTTTCACACACAATAAAAGAAGAGGACAAATTGTGGCAGATAGACTATATTTCTGATGAGATGTTGGACGAAGAACCGACATCGCACGTGTTAACTATTACTGGATTGACGACTTCTGATTCAAGTGattga
- the LOC132944946 gene encoding uncharacterized protein LOC132944946, translating to MDTVDKEILKILLLEEEEDDEILRYLSEEKRKPHDPLFTKRSTEGYHEILINGHLKNNEIKFREFFRLNRNQFDFILNLIRDDLTLNPTFFIRKPISPEEKLAVTLRFLASGETYRSLSFAFRISHSYISIIIQNTLKSMKKHLLTHFIPNPSKLNMKEKAREFWTRWNFPNCIGAIDGKHIRMKCPKNTGSLYFNYKEHFSLVLLALVDANCKFLVIDVGSYGKEGDSGIFGKSKMGQQIYSGNFNFPSDEKLPGFDNSTPFVIVGDEAFRLHRHIMKPYSRSTAKQDRAKTIFNYRLSRCRRVTENAFGLLAQVFRVFHTAIAIDVEVCDDLVIVACCLHNMLRDAFLEKGNKIYYEYDEGQSIEMGTLCSRGGFASADGFDVREKFKQFFIQEGAVSWQNHQISRISSTNTSTNT from the exons atggataCAGTCGATAAAGAAATCTTAAAAATTCTTTTGctagaagaagaagaagatgatGAGATCTTACGGTATTTGTCGGAAGAAAAAAGAAAGCCGCATGATCCATTATTTACAAAGAGGAGTACCGAAGGTTATCATGAAATACTTATCAACGGCCAtctgaaaaataatgaaattaagttTAGAGAATTTTTTAGATTAAACCGTAATCAGttcgattttattttgaatCTAATAAGAGATGATTTAACATTAAatccaacattttttataaggaAACCCATATCACCAGAAGAAAAATTGGCGGTTACATTGAG atttttagcttCTGGAGAAACGTACCGTTCTTTATCTTTTGCTTTCCGGATATCACACagctatattagtattataatacaaaataccttAAAATCTATGAAAAAGCATCTGTTGACACATTTTATACCTAATCcgagtaaattaaatatgaaagaaaaagctcgagagttttggacaagatggaattttccaaattgtattgGCGCAATCGATGGTAAACATATTCGAATGAAGTGCCCAAAAAATACcggttctttatattttaactataaagaACATTTTTCACTCGTCTTATTAGCATTGGTAGATgcgaattgtaaatttttagtcATTGATGTTGGATCCTATGGTAAAGAAGGAGACAGTGGCATATTTGGAAAATCAAAAATGGGCCAACAAATTTATTCTggcaattttaatttcccaaGTGACGAAAAACTACCAGGCTTTGATAATTCTACACCGTTTGTTATTGTTGGCGATGAAGCATTCAGACTTCACAGACATATAATGAAACCGTACTCTAGATCTACGGCTAAACAAGATAgagcaaaaactatttttaattacaggTTGAGTCGTTGTCGTAGGGTGACGGAAAATGCATTTGGCTTATTAGCACAAGTTTTCAGAGTATTTCATACTGCAATAGCAATTGATGTAGAAGTATGCGACGATTTAGTTATTGTCGCATGTTGTTTGCACAATATGCTGAGAGATGCGTTTTTAGAAAAAGGTAATAAAATTTACTATGAATATGACGAAGGACAAAGTATTGAGATGGGCACTTTATGTAGTAGAGGTGGCTTTGCGAGTGCAGATGGTTTTGATGTTAgagaaaaatttaaacaattttttattcaagaaGGTGCAGTCTCGTGGCAAAATCACCAAATTTCAAGAATATCATCTACCAATACTTCGACCAATACTtag
- the LOC132945715 gene encoding uncharacterized protein LOC132945715: MSEKQDLTADFFKSAQVITAQACGISHRTVKRICAEARSNVNPELPDASPTFISPRKGYKRAKTVSELDDFDSDIVRRTVYEFYDRGEYPTAQLILNVVKKKTNYTGCVRSMQRLLKNLKFSYKKCNDGRLFLMERNDIVALRCKFLRQICMLRENKDDRPVVYLDETWVNQNHSRTLIWQNEHNSMGLKVPTGKGGRLIVCHAGCARYGFIEGSKLVFRSNSGNTIDYHDQMNGEVFKQWFIQLLNNLEEPSVIVMDNAPYHSTLKESYPKSNWRKADVQQWLTGKNVEFHPLETLPELRQKIKNLMPREKKYELDEIALEKGHEVIRLPPYHCKYNPIELIWAQVKGEVAKKNNTFKMVDIERLTHEALDAVTVDDWKKCVRHAEEIQIEDNKKEIMRDTMIEPIILTILPDDSDWSDDEDQDDDEETRE, encoded by the coding sequence atgtcagAGAAGCAGGATTTAACggctgatttttttaaaagtgctCAAGTTATTACAGCCCAAGCTTGTGGAATATCTCATCGTACTGTAAAACGGATTTGTGCTGAAGCAAGAAGCAATGTTAATCCAGAATTACCAGATGCGAGTCCTACGTTTATTTCGCCGCGTAAAGGATACAAACGCGCAAAAACTGTTTCAGAGCTTGATGATTTTGATTCCGATATTGTGAGAAGGACTGTTTACGAGTTTTATGACCGGGGTGAGTACCCAACTGCTCAATTAATactcaatgttgtaaaaaaaaaaacaaattataccgGGTGCGTTCGATCGATGCAAAGGCtcctcaaaaatttaaaatttagttataaaaaatgcaaCGATGGTCGTTTGTTTTTAATGGAGAGGAACGATATCGTCGCACTTCGGTGTAAATTTCTGAGGCAAATATGTATGCTGCGAGAAAATAAAGACGATCGGCCTGTTGTATACCTCGATGAAACGTGGGTAAACCAAAACCATTCACGCACGCTTATTTGGCAAAATGAACACAATTCGATGGGTCTAAAGGTACCGACTGGTAAAGGAGGTCGACTTATTGTATGTCACGCAGGATGTGCTCGCTACGGGTTCATTGAAGGGTCGAAATTGGTATTTCGTAGTAACAGCGGAAATACAATCGATTACCACGACCAAATGAATGGTGAAGTGTTCAAACAGTGGtttattcaattgttgaatAACCTTGAAGAGCCATCCGTTATCGTAATGGACAATGCGCCATACCATTCTACCCTCAAAGAATCATACCCAAAAAGTAATTGGAGAAAAGCCGACGTCCAACAATGGTTAACGGGTAAAAACGTTGAATTTCATCCATTAGAAACACTACCAGAACTTCGTCAAAAAATTAAGAACCTAATGccacgagaaaaaaaatacgagctGGATGAAATCGCGTTGGAAAAAGGTCATGAGGTAATCCGTCTTCCACCTTATCATTGTAAATATAACCCGATAGAGTTAATTTGGGCTCAGGTAAAGGGTGAAGtggcaaaaaaaaacaacacgttCAAAATGGTTGACATTGAACGTCTAACACATGAGGCATTAGATGCAGTGACTGTAGATGATTGGAAGAAATGCGTCCGACATGCGGAAGAAATTCAAATTGAAgacaacaaaaaagaaattatgcGGGACACCATGATTGAACCAATAATTCTTACCATACTTCCGGATGACAGTGACTGGAGTGACGACGAAGATCAAGATGATGACGAAGAAAccagagaataa
- the LOC132944947 gene encoding uncharacterized protein LOC132944947 produces MIEHSLTSVVQNMSSSMVKFTKEQDEILVESVAKHPPIYNPQSKDYKDLNIRDAIWKDISCNVGRSDEDCKRRYKNIKDAYLKNKRARIMNTGASASSKPSKWHLAPFLSFLDTIPQERNTTSNIYDTDNNEDSGSDEEEINITQDDIILQSLPVTQCPQSPSTSKAQKSTNKRKNLNVTELLEKRSKERTELMTQLIAKKNTDEYDDVDHFFKSLTLSVKKLPPHLISQAKLKMLTIVTDLELQAANNHAHNVHIIPGNRRVSLQSNNSTSSSPYSNNFTPYSYSPPSLDSPLYSNIQQQFGPENPTTFTPFQSVQNMNNEWNTNSQEI; encoded by the exons ATGATTGAACACTCGTTGACATCGGTCGTTCAAAACATGAGTTCTTCAATGGTAAAATTTACTAAGGAGCAAGACGAGATATTGGTTGAATCTGTAGCTAAACACCCCCCAATTTATAATCCCCAAAGCAAAGATTATAAAGATTTGAACATACGGGATGCAATTTGGAAAGATATAAGTTGCAACGTTGGACGAAGTg ATGAAGACTGCAAGAGAAGGTACAAGAATATTAAAGAtgcctatttaaaaaataaacgggCAAGAATAATGAATACTGGAGCAAGTGCCTCTTCAAAACCCTCAAAATGGCATTTAGCaccatttttaagttttttggaTACAATACCACAAGAAAGAAA CACAACATCAAATATATATGATACTGATAATAATGAAGATTCTGGCTCAGACGAAGAGGAAATAAATATCACACAAGatgatattatactgcagtCATTACCAGTAACGCAATGTCCTCAATCTCCGTCGACTTCAAAAGCACAAAAATCgactaataaaagaaaaaatttaaatgtcactgaattattagaaaaaagatCCAAAGAAAGAACAGAGCTGATGACACAACtaattgctaaaaaaaatacGGATGAGTACGATGATGTTGatcattttttcaaaagtttaacTCTATCTGTCAAAAAGTTGCCACCACACTTAATTTCACAggcgaaattgaaaatgttgacaatTGTGACTGACTTGGAACTTCAAGCTGCAAATAATCATGCACATAACGTCCACATCATACCTGGCAATCGCAGAGTATCATTACAGTCAAATAATTCTACTAGTAGTTCCCCATATTCTAACAACTTTACTCCATACAGTTATAGTCCACCTTCACTAGATTCaccattatattcaaatattcaacaaCAGTTCGGACCAGAAAATCCAACTACATTTACGCCTTTCCAGTCAGTTCAAAATATGAACAATGAATGGAACACCAATTCTCaagaaatttaa